From one Lineus longissimus chromosome 3, tnLinLong1.2, whole genome shotgun sequence genomic stretch:
- the LOC135484561 gene encoding potassium channel subfamily K member 16-like isoform X1 — protein MKATETRGVGINAAGIRADSPSSWRKRALGTHDERCYSPYELESEKADDTPSEDSSTMKWKVILVLVIVEAIYVGVGGVIFHFIEEPNETAVRSNSITLSTDFLRNYSCIKPAEMEAFVKAVIIAYDQGVLTGNTTSSQTNWDYASAIFFSSTVVTTIGYGHISPSTGGGRAFCSVYALIGIPINLILLAALGGKMAKAGEKLRHLKSLKDKPRACMTVRLLVCFGVGFIFFVFIPSAIFVATEGWTYGEAVYYSVITLTTVGFGDFVAGLDYSGNLRGLYRISISFWIVIGLAWVGWLIGDAQEFGTTVISKIASKESQKSEKDEEKRNGDDNRNLEDHKRGKTNEVMMSSVDDA, from the exons ATGAAGGCAACAGAGACGCGAGGAGTGGGTATAAATGCAGCAGGGATACGGGCCGACTCCCCGTCGTCCTGGCGAAAAAGAGCGCTGGGGACGCATGATGAACGATGTTATTCACCATACGAATTG GAGAGTGAGAAAGCAGACGACACCCCCAGCGAGGATTCTTCCACTATGAAGTGGAAGGTGATCTTGGTTCTGGTGATTGTCGAAGCCATCTATGTCGGTGTGGGAGGCGTCATTTTCCACTTTATCGAGGAACCGAATGAAACCGCCGTCAGGTCCAACTCGATCACTCTCTCAACTGATTTTCTAA GGAACTACAGCTGTATTAAACCAGCTGAAATGGAGGCGTTCGTCAAGGCGGTCATCATTGCTTACGACCAAGGTGTGCTTACCGGCAATACGACCAGCTCACAGACCAACTGGGACTACGCCAGTGCCATCTTCTTCTCAAGCACTGTCGTTACGACAATCG GCTATGGTCACATCTCACCATCAACGGGAGGAGGCCGCGCCTTCTGTTCAGTTTACGCTCTCATCGGAATTCCGATAAATCTCATCCTTCTCGCAGCACTCGGCGGGAAAATGGCAAAAGCCGGTGAAAAACTAAGACATTTAAAATCACTGAAGGACAAACCAAGAGCTTGTATGACTGTTCGGTTGCTTGTCTGTTTTGGTGTTGGCTTCATATTTTTTGTATTTATCCCGTCCGCCATATTTGTGGCGACTGAAGGCTGGACTTATGGAGAGGCAGTGTACTATTCAGTCATCACATTGACCACGGTGGGATTTGGAGATTTTGTAGCAG GTCTGGACTACTCTGGTAATTTGCGAGGTCTTTACCGCATATCGATAAGCTTTTGGATCGTGATTGGCCTGGCCTGGGTGGGCTGGCTGATCGGCGATGCCCAGGAGTTCGGCACGACCGTCATATCAAAGATAGCGTCCAAGGAAAGCCAAAAAAGCGAGAAAGACGAGGAGAAGCGGAACGGTGATGATAATAGGAACCTTGAG GATCATAAACGGGGTAAAACGAATGAGGTGATGATGTCCTCTGTGGATGACGCCTGA
- the LOC135484561 gene encoding potassium channel subfamily K member 10-like isoform X3 has product MSKPVGHGDVVVEESEKADDTPSEDSSTMKWKVILVLVIVEAIYVGVGGVIFHFIEEPNETAVRSNSITLSTDFLRNYSCIKPAEMEAFVKAVIIAYDQGVLTGNTTSSQTNWDYASAIFFSSTVVTTIGYGHISPSTGGGRAFCSVYALIGIPINLILLAALGGKMAKAGEKLRHLKSLKDKPRACMTVRLLVCFGVGFIFFVFIPSAIFVATEGWTYGEAVYYSVITLTTVGFGDFVAGLDYSGNLRGLYRISISFWIVIGLAWVGWLIGDAQEFGTTVISKIASKESQKSEKDEEKRNGDDNRNLEDHKRGKTNEVMMSSVDDA; this is encoded by the exons ATGTCAAAGCCAGTCGGACACGGTGATGTGGTTGTTGAG GAGAGTGAGAAAGCAGACGACACCCCCAGCGAGGATTCTTCCACTATGAAGTGGAAGGTGATCTTGGTTCTGGTGATTGTCGAAGCCATCTATGTCGGTGTGGGAGGCGTCATTTTCCACTTTATCGAGGAACCGAATGAAACCGCCGTCAGGTCCAACTCGATCACTCTCTCAACTGATTTTCTAA GGAACTACAGCTGTATTAAACCAGCTGAAATGGAGGCGTTCGTCAAGGCGGTCATCATTGCTTACGACCAAGGTGTGCTTACCGGCAATACGACCAGCTCACAGACCAACTGGGACTACGCCAGTGCCATCTTCTTCTCAAGCACTGTCGTTACGACAATCG GCTATGGTCACATCTCACCATCAACGGGAGGAGGCCGCGCCTTCTGTTCAGTTTACGCTCTCATCGGAATTCCGATAAATCTCATCCTTCTCGCAGCACTCGGCGGGAAAATGGCAAAAGCCGGTGAAAAACTAAGACATTTAAAATCACTGAAGGACAAACCAAGAGCTTGTATGACTGTTCGGTTGCTTGTCTGTTTTGGTGTTGGCTTCATATTTTTTGTATTTATCCCGTCCGCCATATTTGTGGCGACTGAAGGCTGGACTTATGGAGAGGCAGTGTACTATTCAGTCATCACATTGACCACGGTGGGATTTGGAGATTTTGTAGCAG GTCTGGACTACTCTGGTAATTTGCGAGGTCTTTACCGCATATCGATAAGCTTTTGGATCGTGATTGGCCTGGCCTGGGTGGGCTGGCTGATCGGCGATGCCCAGGAGTTCGGCACGACCGTCATATCAAAGATAGCGTCCAAGGAAAGCCAAAAAAGCGAGAAAGACGAGGAGAAGCGGAACGGTGATGATAATAGGAACCTTGAG GATCATAAACGGGGTAAAACGAATGAGGTGATGATGTCCTCTGTGGATGACGCCTGA
- the LOC135484561 gene encoding potassium channel subfamily K member 16-like isoform X2: MKATETRGVGINAAGIRADSPSSWRKRALGTHDERCYSPYELESEKADDTPSEDSSTMKWKVILVLVIVEAIYVGVGGVIFHFIEEPNETAVRSNSITLSTDFLRNYSCIKPAEMEAFVKAVIIAYDQGVLTGNTTSSQTNWDYASAIFFSSTVVTTIGYGHISPSTGGGRAFCSVYALIGIPINLILLAALGGKMAKAGEKLRHLKSLKDKPRACMTVRLLVCFGVGFIFFVFIPSAIFVATEGWTYGEAVYYSVITLTTVGFGDFVAGLDYSGNLRGLYRISISFWIVIGLAWVGWLIGDAQEFGTTVISKIASKESQKSEKDEEKRNGDDNRNLELHRNYEMTTYL; this comes from the exons ATGAAGGCAACAGAGACGCGAGGAGTGGGTATAAATGCAGCAGGGATACGGGCCGACTCCCCGTCGTCCTGGCGAAAAAGAGCGCTGGGGACGCATGATGAACGATGTTATTCACCATACGAATTG GAGAGTGAGAAAGCAGACGACACCCCCAGCGAGGATTCTTCCACTATGAAGTGGAAGGTGATCTTGGTTCTGGTGATTGTCGAAGCCATCTATGTCGGTGTGGGAGGCGTCATTTTCCACTTTATCGAGGAACCGAATGAAACCGCCGTCAGGTCCAACTCGATCACTCTCTCAACTGATTTTCTAA GGAACTACAGCTGTATTAAACCAGCTGAAATGGAGGCGTTCGTCAAGGCGGTCATCATTGCTTACGACCAAGGTGTGCTTACCGGCAATACGACCAGCTCACAGACCAACTGGGACTACGCCAGTGCCATCTTCTTCTCAAGCACTGTCGTTACGACAATCG GCTATGGTCACATCTCACCATCAACGGGAGGAGGCCGCGCCTTCTGTTCAGTTTACGCTCTCATCGGAATTCCGATAAATCTCATCCTTCTCGCAGCACTCGGCGGGAAAATGGCAAAAGCCGGTGAAAAACTAAGACATTTAAAATCACTGAAGGACAAACCAAGAGCTTGTATGACTGTTCGGTTGCTTGTCTGTTTTGGTGTTGGCTTCATATTTTTTGTATTTATCCCGTCCGCCATATTTGTGGCGACTGAAGGCTGGACTTATGGAGAGGCAGTGTACTATTCAGTCATCACATTGACCACGGTGGGATTTGGAGATTTTGTAGCAG GTCTGGACTACTCTGGTAATTTGCGAGGTCTTTACCGCATATCGATAAGCTTTTGGATCGTGATTGGCCTGGCCTGGGTGGGCTGGCTGATCGGCGATGCCCAGGAGTTCGGCACGACCGTCATATCAAAGATAGCGTCCAAGGAAAGCCAAAAAAGCGAGAAAGACGAGGAGAAGCGGAACGGTGATGATAATAGGAACCTTGAG CTTCACCGTAATTACGAAATGACCACCTACTTATAG